A portion of the Granulosicoccus antarcticus IMCC3135 genome contains these proteins:
- a CDS encoding aminotransferase class IV — protein MAALQTPKFVYMNGGLTAWEDARLHIGCESVTRGLSIFEGIKGYWQPDGSFALLMLRLHFARLKRSAMLLHIPFEHDFDEFSAAIFELMTALVEPSRDMWIRTTLYVVEGHWGENTRSDLVLTAYHQDKALPEPVSLGISTWRQPGDDSLPARIKASANYQNSRMARIEAREQGLDDMVMLNQAGRVAEASTAALMMVRDGVISTPPASESTLESLTADFCEQLAIDRGYRFERRPIDRTELLIADELAIGGTLNEITPVKAIGRRELATDTGMLATLRSDYFASVRGGKPHPFAELTTLPKVSA, from the coding sequence ATGGCCGCACTGCAAACTCCAAAATTTGTCTACATGAATGGTGGGCTTACTGCATGGGAGGATGCGCGCCTGCACATAGGCTGCGAATCCGTAACGCGTGGACTGAGCATCTTTGAAGGCATCAAGGGCTACTGGCAGCCTGACGGTAGCTTTGCGCTGTTGATGCTGCGTTTGCATTTCGCTCGCCTGAAGCGCTCTGCCATGCTATTGCACATCCCGTTCGAACACGATTTTGATGAATTTTCGGCAGCTATCTTCGAGCTGATGACCGCTCTTGTTGAACCTTCGCGTGATATGTGGATTCGTACCACGTTGTATGTTGTTGAAGGTCACTGGGGCGAGAACACACGTTCTGATCTGGTACTGACAGCCTATCATCAGGACAAGGCCTTGCCGGAGCCTGTGAGTCTGGGTATCAGCACTTGGCGTCAGCCGGGCGATGATTCATTGCCGGCACGAATCAAAGCGAGTGCCAATTACCAGAATTCACGCATGGCGCGTATCGAAGCCCGCGAACAGGGGCTTGATGACATGGTCATGCTCAACCAGGCTGGCCGAGTTGCCGAGGCATCCACTGCTGCGTTGATGATGGTGCGCGATGGCGTCATTTCCACCCCGCCTGCGAGCGAGTCCACGCTTGAGAGTCTGACAGCGGATTTCTGTGAGCAGCTGGCCATTGACCGTGGTTACCGATTCGAGCGTCGACCAATTGATCGCACTGAACTGCTGATTGCTGACGAACTTGCGATCGGTGGAACACTTAACGAGATCACACCGGTGAAGGCCATTGGCCGCCGCGAACTAGCCACCGATACAGGCATGCTCGCGACATTGCGCTCCGACTACTTCGCATCAGTGCGAGGCGGTAAGCCACATCCTTTTGCCGAGCTGACAACACTGCCTAAGGTAAGCGCCTGA
- a CDS encoding MraY family glycosyltransferase, giving the protein MTFDLYMGSGVALGGLFCLALVPVLARFAGSVGLLDKPTERKQHVGNVPVVGGIAIYLSVLVASLALGIEWRVMAPIVFGTGLVLMGVLDDIYIMSARQRLPLQIATALAMVFLGGQSIESVGDLYGSGPVLMTGVVSVIFTIMCVVGVINSINMLDGVDGLSGTIITITVCPLAYYCYKAGDLASFQLMMTMVGALFAFLFYNSRLFRKSAKVFMGDSGSMLFGFFLVWYFIVLTQGPDAVLSPVSAGWIFGLPLADTVSVMMRRLSQKRSPFDADREHLHHRLLEANFSVNGMVLVMALIQVGFILVGILVNEYRVLIPFSFWLFVVLVLAHHFLTPRLLHKRVEAGLVDQG; this is encoded by the coding sequence ATGACATTCGACCTCTACATGGGTAGCGGGGTAGCGTTAGGCGGTTTGTTTTGTCTGGCATTGGTGCCTGTGCTAGCGCGTTTCGCCGGTTCGGTAGGTCTACTCGACAAACCCACCGAACGCAAACAGCACGTGGGTAATGTCCCTGTGGTGGGAGGTATTGCTATCTACCTGTCAGTGCTGGTGGCCTCGTTGGCATTGGGTATCGAATGGCGTGTCATGGCTCCTATCGTTTTCGGAACCGGGCTTGTCCTGATGGGTGTGCTTGACGATATTTACATAATGAGTGCACGGCAGCGCTTGCCTTTGCAGATTGCCACGGCTCTGGCCATGGTTTTCCTGGGTGGGCAGAGTATTGAATCCGTCGGCGATTTGTACGGTAGCGGTCCGGTGCTGATGACAGGTGTTGTCTCTGTCATTTTTACGATCATGTGTGTGGTGGGCGTTATCAATTCGATCAACATGCTTGACGGGGTCGACGGCCTTTCTGGCACCATCATCACGATTACCGTTTGCCCTCTGGCCTACTACTGCTACAAAGCGGGTGATCTGGCATCGTTTCAATTGATGATGACCATGGTCGGTGCGCTGTTCGCGTTCCTGTTTTATAACTCAAGACTCTTCCGCAAGAGCGCCAAGGTTTTCATGGGCGATTCGGGCAGCATGTTGTTCGGATTCTTCCTGGTCTGGTATTTCATTGTGCTAACCCAGGGACCAGATGCTGTGCTTTCACCGGTCAGCGCGGGCTGGATATTTGGATTACCCTTGGCCGATACCGTGTCAGTCATGATGAGGCGTTTGTCACAAAAACGATCTCCGTTCGATGCTGATCGCGAACATTTGCATCATCGATTGCTGGAAGCCAATTTTTCAGTGAACGGTATGGTTCTGGTCATGGCGCTGATCCAGGTAGGTTTCATACTGGTGGGTATTCTGGTGAATGAATATCGCGTATTGATCCCGTTTTCATTCTGGTTATTTGTTGTTCTGGTTCTGGCTCATCACTTCCTGACACCACGACTGCTACACAAGCGCGTCGAAGCGGGTCTGGTCGATCAAGGCTAA